One region of Solanum pennellii chromosome 6, SPENNV200 genomic DNA includes:
- the LOC107023704 gene encoding protein NRT1/ PTR FAMILY 6.3-like, with protein sequence MALPHTQQETKVIPDAWDYKGRPALRSTSGGWAGAAMILGVEAVERLVTLGIAVNLVVYLTKTMHLGNASAANIVTNFMGTSYILTLLGGYVADTFLGRYLTVGIGATVQAIGVTILTISTIVPSLQPPKCDLGSPSCIPADGKQLAVLFIALYMTALGTGFLKSSVSGFGTDQFDESDPKEKGRMIKFFSWFFFLINVGALTAVTVLVYIQDKVGRKFGYGICACAILVGLVFFLCGTKRYRFKKLVGSPLSQFAKVFIAAWRKRHMKLPSDSSVLFNIDDIIGDENVKDKQKLPHSKEFRFLDKAAIKDSSSEFSGTAILNNWKLATLTDVEEVKLVIRMLPTWGTSIMFWTVYAQMTTFSVSQATTMDRHIGKSFEIPPASLTAFFVASVMLVIIFYDRVIVPLCARYLNSPHGFTPLTRIAIGLVTSIFAMIAAALTEIKRLNVAKSHGLVNSPTAVIPMSVFWLVPQFLLVGGGEAFTYIGQLDFFLRECPKGMKTMSTGLFISTISLGFFFSSILVSIVDKVTAKSRPWLADNLNQGKLYDFYWLLAILSVLNVILFFYCAKRYVYKEKRLAEVGIQMEDSGPVCH encoded by the exons atggccCTTCCACACACACAACAAGAAACAAAAGTTATTCCAGATGCCTGGGATTACAAAGGTAGACCTGCCCTTAGATCTACCTCTGGTGGTTGGGCTGGTGCCGCCATGATtttag GTGTCGAAGCTGTGGAGAGGCTAGTAACGCTAGGCATTGCTGTGAACTTGGTGGTGTACTTGACTAAAACAATGCATTTAGGGAATGCCAGCGCTGCTAACATTGTTACTAACTTTATGGGAACTTCCTATATACTCACTTTGCTTGGTGGCTACGTTGCTGACACTTTCCTCGGAAG GTATCTTACCGTTGGCATCGGAGCCACTGTTCAAGCAATA ggtGTAACAATTTTGACAATCTCGACCATAGTTCCAAGCTTACAACCTCCAAAATGTGATCTCGGTAGCCCATCCTGCATCCCTGCAGACGGCAAACAACTCGCCGTCCTCTTCATCGCCCTCTACATGACGGCCCTAGGCACTGGATTtctgaaatccagtgtctcggGCTTTGGGACGGACCAATTTGATGAGTCCGACCCTAAGGAAAAAGGACGGATGATTAAATTCTTCAGTTGGTTTTTTTTCCTAATCAATGTTGGAGCACTTACTGCTGTAACCGTACTCGTGTACATTCAAGATAAAGTTGGAAGGAAATTCGGGTATGGAATTTGTGCATGCGCCATTTTAGTTGGCCTCGTGTTTTTCTTGTGCGGTACGAAAAGGTACCGGTTCAAGAAACTCGTCGGGAGTCCGTTATCGCAGTTTGCTAAGGTATTTATCGCTGCTTGGAGAAAACGGCATATGAAATTACCGTCAGATTCTTCCGTTTTGTtcaatattgatgatattattggAGATGAAAACGTTAAAGATAAACAAAAGTTGCCTCATAGCAAGGAATTCCG tttCTTGGATAAAGCAGCTattaaagattcttcaagtgaATTTTCTGGGACAGCAATATTGAATAATTGGAAGTTAGCAACTTTAACAGATGTTGAAGAAGTTAAATTGGTAATTAGAATGTTACCAACATGGGGTACGTCAATTATGTTTTGGACTGTTTATGCTCAAATGACAACATTTTCTGTTTCACAAGCTACGACTATGGATCGTCACATCGGTAAATCCTTTGAAATTCCTCCGGCTTCACTCACCGCGTTTTTCGTTGCAAGTGTCATGTTGGTTATTATTTTCTACGATAGGGTTATTGTACCCTTATGTGCCCGGTACCTGAACAGTCCACATGGTTTCACTCCTTTGACACGTATTGCGATAGGGTTAGTCACGTCTATTTTCGCGATGATTGCAGCTGCTTTAACTGAGATAAAGAGATTAAACGTTGCTAAATCTCACGGATTGGTTAACAGTCCGACCGCGGTGATTCCCATGAGTGTGTTTTGGTTGGTGCCACAATTCTTACTTGTTGGAGGAGGTGAAGCTTTTACATATATTGGACAACTTGATTTTTTCTTAAGAGAGTGTCCTAAAGGGATGAAAACTATGAGTACTGGCTTATTTATAAGCACGATTTCCCTTGGATTTTTCTTTAGTTCGATTTTAGTATCGATCGTAGATAAAGTGACCGCGAAATCAAGGCCGTGGCTAGCTGATAATCTTAACCAAGGGAAACTATATGATTTCTATTGGCTTTTGGCGATTTTGAGTGTATTGAACGtgattctttttttctattgtGCAAAACGTTACGTGTACAAGGAGAAGAGGCTAGCTGAAGTGGGAATTCAAATGGAGGACTCGGGACCAGTTTGTCATTaa